A single Fundidesulfovibrio terrae DNA region contains:
- a CDS encoding NfeD family protein yields MHWSPPVLWALIGLGFIALEAILPGFVIMFFGLGALITALAAWAFDIPLPYQAMLFAAASVASLATLRTTFKKIFQGGLRDSGDPLRRMESFVGTAAVVTEDISRATAGRIKARGSFYTAVADSHIPAGETVRIVEDVNGDHTLFKVAREQ; encoded by the coding sequence ATGCATTGGTCCCCGCCGGTCCTCTGGGCGCTCATCGGGCTCGGGTTCATCGCCCTGGAGGCGATCCTGCCCGGATTCGTCATCATGTTCTTCGGCCTGGGCGCGCTGATAACGGCCCTGGCCGCCTGGGCCTTCGACATCCCCCTGCCCTACCAGGCCATGCTCTTCGCGGCCGCCTCGGTGGCCAGCCTGGCGACGCTTCGCACCACGTTCAAGAAAATCTTCCAGGGCGGCCTGCGTGACTCGGGCGATCCTCTCAGGCGCATGGAATCCTTCGTCGGAACCGCGGCGGTGGTGACGGAAGACATCTCGCGCGCAACCGCGGGCCGCATCAAGGCGCGCGGATCGTTCTATACGGCCGTGGCCGATTCGCACATTCCCGCTGGCGAGACGGTTCGCATCGTGGAAGACGTCAACGGCGACCACACCCTCTTCAAGGTCGCACGGGAGCAATAA
- a CDS encoding SPFH domain-containing protein → MDSLMIFTLSLAGLVLVLVLTSVTVVPQQSAFLVERLGKYSRTLEAGFHILVPLLDRVAYKFSLKEEVGDTPSQPCITKDNVTVHVDGLVYIKVNDPRLAAYGISSYRMAATQLAQTSLRSAIGKITLDKTFEERELINAEVVKAVDEAAQAWGVKVMRFEIKDIVPPESVKQAMEAQMTAEREKRAQIALAEGQKQSAINISEGQKQQAINLSEGEKMRQINEAEGRAKQIELVAAATANGLKQVSEALNAEGGLTAANLRVAEQYVDAFAKLARESTTMLIPQNTADVAGMIATAMQTIKKTS, encoded by the coding sequence ATGGATTCGCTCATGATTTTCACTCTGTCCCTGGCCGGACTGGTTCTTGTGCTGGTCCTCACGTCCGTGACCGTGGTGCCCCAGCAGAGCGCCTTCCTGGTGGAGCGCCTTGGCAAGTACAGCCGCACCCTGGAAGCGGGTTTCCACATCCTGGTGCCGCTGCTGGACCGGGTGGCCTACAAGTTCTCCCTCAAGGAAGAGGTGGGCGACACGCCGTCGCAGCCCTGCATCACCAAGGACAATGTCACCGTGCACGTGGACGGCCTGGTGTACATCAAGGTCAACGATCCCAGGCTCGCGGCCTACGGCATCTCCAGCTACCGCATGGCCGCCACGCAGCTGGCCCAGACGTCGTTGCGCTCGGCCATCGGCAAGATCACCCTGGACAAGACCTTCGAGGAACGCGAGCTCATCAACGCCGAGGTGGTCAAGGCCGTGGACGAGGCCGCACAGGCCTGGGGCGTCAAGGTGATGCGCTTCGAGATCAAGGACATCGTGCCGCCCGAATCCGTGAAACAGGCCATGGAAGCCCAGATGACCGCCGAACGGGAAAAACGCGCCCAGATCGCCCTGGCTGAAGGCCAGAAACAAAGCGCCATCAACATCTCGGAGGGCCAGAAGCAGCAGGCCATCAACCTCTCCGAGGGCGAGAAGATGCGCCAGATCAACGAGGCTGAAGGCCGGGCCAAGCAGATCGAACTGGTGGCCGCGGCCACCGCCAACGGCCTCAAGCAGGTGTCCGAGGCCCTGAACGCCGAAGGGGGCCTCACCGCCGCCAACCTGCGCGTGGCCGAACAGTACGTGGACGCCTTCGCCAAGCTGGCCAGGGAGTCCACCACCATGCTCATCCCCCAGAACACCGCCGACGTGGCCGGGATGATCGCCACGGCCATGCAGACCATCAAGAAGACGTCCTAG